TATTCGAGATGATAAAGGGTATCTGACTATTAAGGGCGCTTCCAATGCTTCCGGCACCAGTCGCTATGAGTGGGAGAAGGAACTTCCTTTATCTGAAGCGGAAGAGTTGATGAAGCTTTGCGAACCGGGTATCATTGATAAGACCCGTTATCTGGTACGTAGCGGCGAACATCTATTCGAAGTTGACGAGTTCTATGGTGAGAACGAAGGGCTTGTTGTGGCGGAAGTAGAGCTTGAATCGGAGGATGAAGCATTTGTGAAACCTGACTTTATTGGTGAAGAGGTTACAGGAGATATACGCTATTACAATTCCCAGTTAATGAAAAAACCGTATAAAACGTGGTGAGCGTTAACAAATAAACCGTATATTTGTTTTTATCTAAAAAGAGCAATATATGGATATGGAACAGTTGTACAATTATGTGCCGCGGGAATTGGTCACTTTTATTCTGGTGACCTTGTTTTCTTTATTAATCGGACTCTCACAGCGTCGGATTAGCTTGAAGCGTGAGGGAGAAACTACTCTTTTCGGAACCGACCGTACTTTTACTTTTATAGGTATATTGGGATATTTGCTCTATATACTGGATCCTACGGACATGCGTTTGTTTATGGGTGGCGGTGCAGTGCTGGGTTTACTGCTGGGGTTGAACTATTATGTAAAGCAATCCCAATTCCATGTCTTTGGCGTTACCACTATTATCATTGCCTTGATTACTTATTGTATGGCTCCTATCGTAGCCACCCAGCCTTCCTGGTTCTACGTTATGGTAATAGTAACAGTGCTTCTATTGACTGAGCTCAAACATACCTTTACCGAATTTGCCCAACGAATGAAGAACGACGAAATGATTACGTTGGCGAAGTTCCTGGCTATCAGTGGTATTATATTACCAATGCTTCCAAACAAGAATTTGATTCCCGATATAAATCTGACTCCTTATTCTATCTGGCTGGCAACAGTCGTGGTATCCGGTATCTCCTATCTTTCATACTTGTTGAAGCGGTATGTGTTCCATGAATCCGGAACTTTAGTATCAGGTATTATTGGTGGATTGTACAGCAGTACGGCCACTATCTCTGTACTCGCCCGTAAGAGCCGGAAAGCTTCGGCGGAGGAAGCTACGGAATACGTTGCTGCCATGTTATTGGCTATTAGCATGATGTTCCTGCGTTTTATGATACTAATACTTATCTTTAGCAGAGAAATCTTCCTTACCATTTATCCGTATCTGTTGATTATGTCGGTAGTGGCTGCTGTTGTGGGATGGTTTATTCATTCCCGGCAAAAACGCCCGGAAGGTCAGCCTGCTACAGAAGACGATGATGATAGTAGTAATCCGTTGGAATTCAAAGTGGCATTAATTTTTGCCGTACTTTTTGTAGTCTTTACTATTCTGACTCATTATACATTGGTCTATGCCGGTACAGGCGGACTGAATCTTCTTTCTTTTGTATCCGGCTTTAGTGATATCACTCCTTTTATATTAAACCTGTTGCAGAATACGGGTAGTGTTGCCGTACTGATTATTACTGCTTGTAGTATGCAGGCTATTATCAGTAATATACTGGTAAACATGCTTTATGCACTGTTTTTTGCAGGAAAGGGAAGTAAGCTCCGTCCCTGGATTTTGGGAGGATTCGGAGTGGTGATTGGCTGCAATCTTGTTTTGTTACTGTTCTTTTATCTTTAAGAAAAAGATTGTCATATCATTCTTTTGCTAATTTATTCTCTTTCTTTATATTATGATTTTTTGGACGGAAATAGTGCAAAAATAAAGAAGTTTTGATTTGTATTTTAAATTTCTTTATATTAAATCTTCGATTTTATTTGTTATATTTAGGCATTTGCCATACATTTGCAGCCAGAGTAGCATTGTATTAGGGAACAATGCGGACAAATAAACAAAAATAAGGGCGCAAACGCGGATTATGGGAAATGAGGGCGAACATAATGCTTTCCTTGTACAAGGAAAGCTGGTGTTATTTATAGGAAAATGCGTAAGAAAGGGGAAATATAATGGAACGAAAATACTGTATTGTATTTTATTTTCTTTATTTTTCTTATCTGGAGTGGAGTGTTATGCTCAATCTCCAACTATGCGTAAAAAGGCAGTAGAGAACAAAGATTCAATCATGCCTTTCAAGTCTCGGCTGGCATTTAAGACAAATGCGGTCGATTGGCTTGTGTTATTACCTAATATTACTGCCGAATTCGATCTATTCGGCTCTCCTTATAAACATTACACATTGAGTCTTGGCATAAAAGGTAATTGGAGTACCTCTCAAAATTACAAGCCAAGTATTGTTTATAATCTGTTCGATACTCGCTTGGAGTTTCGGAACTACTTTCGTACTACTCAGCGAAACTTCCATCATTTGGACTCAGCCAGTTTTTTTCAGCGTTTAAAAGAAGAGGTGTTTACAATCAAACGTTTCCATCCCCGTTATTGGCGTGCCTACTATTGGGGAGTATATGCCGATTACGCTAACTATAATTTTAAGTTCGGCAAGCGTGGTATGCAGGGTTCTGCTTTGGGACTTGGTGTATCGGGAGGGTTTAGTATTCCTTTATACGGCTATCGTGACAATTTTGTAGATTTGGAATTAGGTGCTAGTGTAGGATTTGTATATACTAAATATGATGCTTATCGGCATGATGAAGAAAGTAATTGTTATCCCCGTTTGCCTGAAAAGAGCAAGGGTGGGCATTTGGTTCCATTCCCGGTCGTTAGTGACTTGCGTGTGGCATTTGTCTATCGTTTTTCGACTTCTGTCAAGAACAAATATAAGTTGATAGATTACGATAAAATCAATGCGCGTGCGGAAGCTAAACGACAAAAGCAGTTGCGACGTGACTCTATTGGTGAGGCCAGGACAAAGATTAAAGAACTGAAAAAGCTACAGAAAGATTCTTTGGATTTGGCTAAGGACTCTTTATCGCAAATAAAGGATTCGCTAAAGAAGCAGGACAAATTAATGAAAGATTCTTTGGAACAAGTCCGTAAGCTTGACAAAGAGCAGGCTAAGTTGATGAAGGACTCTTTGGAACAAGTTCAAAAACTAGAGAAAGAACAGGCCAAGCTAATGAAAGACTCTTTGGAGAATGTTGCCAAAGAAGAAAAGAAGCGTTCGAAAGAAAAGAAAAAAGATAAAAGAATAGAAGAAGGTGTGGAAACACCGGAGATAAAAGAACAATCCCCAGATGAACAGCAACCTGTTCAGGAGAAGCAGTCTACGGAGCCAGAGTCGTCTGATCCGCAGGCTGTGACTCCACCATCTTCAGGAAGTCGGGAGGATAATCCGGAAACTACAAATATGGGAGGTGAAGAATGATGAAAGCAACTACTAATATATATCAGATCATATTTGCGTCATTATTGCTGGTCGGTTGTACGAAAGTGGATTTATGTGACGAGGGAACACATCCTCATGTGGTGGATGGTTTTTCTGTAACATACGATTGGAGCGGTTTAGAATTGTCGGATGATGAGACACCGGAACGTCTGTATTTCGTGGCAACCCGTATTTTGAATACCCGCCATATGGTTTATCAAACGAATAAGGATGGACAATTTTGGGTTGAAAAAAGTGAAGAAGAAAAAGAACCGGAAACTACTCCGGGCGATAGTGGCCCAGAAACTCCCGGAGATGATAATAAGCCTGCAACTCGTGATGATAATGTT
The DNA window shown above is from Bacteroides faecium and carries:
- a CDS encoding CYTH domain-containing protein; its protein translation is MAQEIERKFLVSGEFKPFAFAQSRIVQGYISSARGRTVRVRIRDDKGYLTIKGASNASGTSRYEWEKELPLSEAEELMKLCEPGIIDKTRYLVRSGEHLFEVDEFYGENEGLVVAEVELESEDEAFVKPDFIGEEVTGDIRYYNSQLMKKPYKTW
- a CDS encoding MgtC/SapB family protein; translation: MEQLYNYVPRELVTFILVTLFSLLIGLSQRRISLKREGETTLFGTDRTFTFIGILGYLLYILDPTDMRLFMGGGAVLGLLLGLNYYVKQSQFHVFGVTTIIIALITYCMAPIVATQPSWFYVMVIVTVLLLTELKHTFTEFAQRMKNDEMITLAKFLAISGIILPMLPNKNLIPDINLTPYSIWLATVVVSGISYLSYLLKRYVFHESGTLVSGIIGGLYSSTATISVLARKSRKASAEEATEYVAAMLLAISMMFLRFMILILIFSREIFLTIYPYLLIMSVVAAVVGWFIHSRQKRPEGQPATEDDDDSSNPLEFKVALIFAVLFVVFTILTHYTLVYAGTGGLNLLSFVSGFSDITPFILNLLQNTGSVAVLIITACSMQAIISNILVNMLYALFFAGKGSKLRPWILGGFGVVIGCNLVLLLFFYL
- a CDS encoding DUF3575 domain-containing protein; translation: MRKKAVENKDSIMPFKSRLAFKTNAVDWLVLLPNITAEFDLFGSPYKHYTLSLGIKGNWSTSQNYKPSIVYNLFDTRLEFRNYFRTTQRNFHHLDSASFFQRLKEEVFTIKRFHPRYWRAYYWGVYADYANYNFKFGKRGMQGSALGLGVSGGFSIPLYGYRDNFVDLELGASVGFVYTKYDAYRHDEESNCYPRLPEKSKGGHLVPFPVVSDLRVAFVYRFSTSVKNKYKLIDYDKINARAEAKRQKQLRRDSIGEARTKIKELKKLQKDSLDLAKDSLSQIKDSLKKQDKLMKDSLEQVRKLDKEQAKLMKDSLEQVQKLEKEQAKLMKDSLENVAKEEKKRSKEKKKDKRIEEGVETPEIKEQSPDEQQPVQEKQSTEPESSDPQAVTPPSSGSREDNPETTNMGGEE